In the Calditrichota bacterium genome, one interval contains:
- a CDS encoding DUF4982 domain-containing protein, whose amino-acid sequence MKKLLLFLIVCFATLLTASDEPYYKLRQNYSENVETTGSRQIFLLNEGWQYLEENCSLNELTEFTDWQKINLPHTWNQFDATDNNPGYRRDASWYKKEIKIPKDAKNKILRLYFEGVNISCEVFVNGQKADEHIGGYVGFTIDITPFLKIGQTNELLVKADNSINPNIIPSQKSDFFIFGGITRDVWLQVLPKIFIDRVRVEMPEVIKKRATTTAIIAVQNSNVQKTKVDLKVDLIDPNGKIVTSKNIDRELGTGINTFEVEFEPTKNPQLWSPDNPNLYELKVKMSGEKEDTLNERFGYRWFEFKEHGPFYLNGERLLLRGTHRHEEHAGYGNAMPDKLHRKDIEQIKEIGANFVRLAHYPQDPEIYRACDELGLLVWDELPWCRGGMGGTEWKKNTTKLFEEQILQNYNHPSIILWSVGNELYWQPDFPGGDNPDSLKTMVSQLNDLAHKLDPYRLTTMRKYYDGADITDVFSPSIWAGWYSGVYKTYKQALEKARKKYKGLIHAEYGGSSHVGRHTENPITGEGLVKENEWDEKPNMINIKKISSEGDWSESYIVDLFDWHLMVSEQLDWFPGSAQWAFKDFGTPLRPENAIPYINQKGLVDRAGNPKDAYYVFKSYWNTSSKFCYIESKTWLDRYGKEGQKLPVNVFSNCKKVKLIVNGVDTGVKEKDISKFPASGLSWSVGFKEGKNRLVAVGYSSGKVVTADTLNFTYHTKLPAKAERINLTKQSLENGNILIKAKVVDKKGALVPSYNKRVYFDLNGGGELLKYYGTPTKSDVIEFASGRAAIEFIPENNKRAIIEARTQDFKGDYIVISLTVQN is encoded by the coding sequence ATGAAAAAACTACTACTATTTTTAATTGTTTGTTTTGCTACACTATTAACAGCATCGGATGAACCTTATTATAAGCTTCGTCAAAATTATTCTGAAAATGTGGAGACAACAGGAAGTCGCCAGATCTTTCTTTTAAATGAAGGTTGGCAATACCTGGAAGAAAATTGCTCGTTAAATGAATTAACAGAATTTACAGATTGGCAAAAAATCAACCTACCTCATACCTGGAATCAATTTGATGCAACAGATAATAATCCCGGTTACCGCCGTGATGCCAGCTGGTACAAGAAAGAAATAAAAATTCCAAAAGATGCGAAAAACAAAATATTGCGGCTTTATTTTGAAGGTGTAAATATCAGTTGTGAAGTTTTTGTAAACGGCCAAAAAGCAGACGAACATATTGGCGGCTATGTTGGCTTTACGATTGACATCACTCCGTTTTTAAAAATAGGACAAACAAATGAGTTGCTTGTCAAAGCGGATAATTCAATAAATCCAAATATCATTCCATCACAAAAATCGGATTTTTTTATTTTCGGGGGGATTACCCGCGATGTTTGGCTACAGGTTTTGCCTAAAATTTTTATTGATCGGGTTAGAGTAGAAATGCCTGAAGTAATTAAAAAACGTGCTACAACAACTGCAATAATTGCGGTCCAAAACAGTAATGTGCAAAAAACCAAAGTTGATTTAAAGGTTGACCTGATCGATCCCAACGGAAAAATTGTAACTTCCAAAAATATTGATAGAGAACTTGGCACTGGAATTAATACTTTTGAGGTTGAATTTGAACCAACAAAAAATCCGCAACTTTGGTCACCAGATAATCCAAATCTATATGAACTTAAAGTTAAGATGTCAGGGGAAAAAGAAGACACATTGAATGAGCGATTTGGATATCGTTGGTTTGAATTTAAGGAGCATGGCCCATTTTATTTGAACGGTGAAAGACTTCTTTTACGTGGAACGCACCGACATGAAGAACATGCTGGTTATGGAAACGCGATGCCGGATAAGCTGCATCGCAAAGATATTGAGCAAATAAAAGAAATTGGTGCCAATTTTGTAAGGCTGGCTCATTACCCGCAAGACCCGGAAATATATCGTGCCTGTGATGAACTTGGCTTGCTCGTTTGGGATGAACTTCCCTGGTGTCGTGGCGGTATGGGAGGTACCGAATGGAAAAAAAATACAACTAAATTATTTGAAGAACAGATTCTGCAAAATTATAATCACCCAAGTATAATTTTATGGTCAGTTGGCAATGAACTTTATTGGCAGCCTGATTTTCCAGGTGGTGATAATCCTGATTCTTTGAAGACTATGGTTTCTCAGCTAAATGATCTTGCCCACAAGCTTGATCCTTACCGTTTAACAACAATGCGAAAATATTATGATGGCGCTGATATAACCGATGTTTTTTCTCCATCTATCTGGGCAGGTTGGTACTCTGGCGTTTATAAAACTTATAAGCAAGCGTTGGAGAAAGCACGTAAAAAATATAAAGGACTTATCCATGCTGAATATGGTGGATCGAGCCATGTTGGACGTCATACTGAAAACCCAATAACTGGAGAAGGTTTGGTAAAAGAGAACGAGTGGGATGAAAAACCCAACATGATCAATATTAAAAAAATATCAAGCGAGGGTGATTGGAGTGAAAGTTATATTGTCGATTTGTTTGATTGGCATTTGATGGTGAGTGAGCAACTTGATTGGTTTCCGGGAAGTGCCCAATGGGCTTTTAAAGATTTTGGAACACCGCTTCGTCCTGAAAATGCAATCCCTTACATCAATCAAAAAGGTTTGGTAGATCGGGCAGGAAACCCAAAAGATGCCTATTATGTTTTTAAAAGCTATTGGAATACAAGTTCCAAATTTTGTTATATCGAATCAAAAACCTGGCTAGATAGGTATGGCAAAGAAGGGCAAAAACTTCCGGTTAATGTTTTTAGTAATTGTAAAAAAGTTAAACTTATTGTAAACGGAGTTGATACGGGAGTAAAAGAAAAAGATATATCAAAATTTCCGGCAAGCGGATTAAGTTGGAGTGTTGGTTTCAAAGAAGGTAAAAACCGATTAGTTGCAGTTGGCTATTCAAGTGGTAAAGTTGTTACGGCCGATACTCTAAATTTCACATACCATACAAAACTCCCGGCTAAAGCTGAGCGAATCAATCTAACAAAACAATCGTTGGAAAATGGCAACATTCTTATAAAAGCCAAAGTGGTGGATAAAAAAGGAGCATTGGTTCCTTCATATAATAAAAGGGTTTATTTTGATCTGAATGGAGGAGGAGAATTGCTAAAATATTATGGAACTCCAACCAAAAGTGATGTAATTGAGTTTGCCAGTGGTAGAGCAGCTATAGAATTTATCCCGGAGAATAATAAGCGTGCGATCATTGAAGCCCGAACTCAGGATTTTAAAGGGGATTATATAGTCATTTCACTAACCGTTCAAAATTAA
- a CDS encoding alginate lyase family protein: MKNLFYLKMIIITLLFSIKLFAGENQKQAFLYFEESEIEKLKSEVEKSNPQLKPYLEELQQFANVFLKKGPWSVTDYKSPSISKDPQDYYSESPYWWPNPDNPDAPFIRKDGVRNPNRFMGHKSSLNRVYQSTFVLVLAGYLFDEPKYISHALNILEVWFINPEKRMNPNLNYAQAIPNKSPGRGVGIIDTHRWTKLVEAFYLLDYTGQWPVDHKKEIVSWFKDYLEWLNTSKNGLDEKKQGNNHTTWWCAQVAAYSRLTGNEDLLRTVADYVKEDVIPNQIEGNGSMPEEEKRTRSLSYMCFNLDAYSLFIRNVQSEGSNLWQFENAKGGSVKKTIDYMIPYLQNPEKWTNQQIVKLSKKEPIFLYLAGKEFPDEPYLDLYKSKRHQRELSKLSSSYDPFLLMTNLVSMANY, encoded by the coding sequence ATGAAAAACCTATTTTATTTGAAGATGATAATCATTACGCTTTTGTTTTCTATTAAGTTATTTGCAGGAGAAAATCAGAAACAGGCGTTTTTGTACTTTGAAGAATCGGAGATTGAAAAACTTAAATCTGAAGTTGAAAAATCCAATCCTCAGCTAAAACCTTATCTTGAGGAACTCCAACAATTCGCAAACGTCTTTCTCAAAAAAGGCCCGTGGAGTGTCACAGATTATAAAAGTCCATCCATCAGCAAGGACCCGCAGGATTATTATAGTGAAAGTCCATACTGGTGGCCAAATCCTGATAATCCTGACGCACCATTTATTCGTAAAGACGGGGTTAGAAATCCAAACCGGTTTATGGGGCACAAGTCGTCTTTAAACAGAGTTTATCAAAGTACATTTGTCTTGGTTTTAGCCGGATATCTTTTTGATGAACCTAAATATATTTCGCATGCGCTTAACATTTTAGAAGTCTGGTTTATTAATCCTGAAAAACGAATGAATCCTAATTTGAATTATGCACAGGCTATTCCCAACAAAAGCCCGGGACGTGGTGTGGGAATTATCGACACACATCGCTGGACGAAATTAGTTGAGGCTTTCTATTTACTCGATTACACAGGTCAATGGCCGGTTGATCATAAAAAAGAAATTGTTTCCTGGTTCAAAGATTATCTTGAATGGCTTAACACATCTAAAAACGGTTTAGATGAAAAAAAACAAGGCAACAATCATACAACCTGGTGGTGTGCTCAGGTAGCCGCATACAGCCGATTAACCGGAAATGAAGATTTGCTAAGAACGGTTGCAGATTATGTAAAAGAGGATGTGATACCGAATCAGATTGAGGGCAATGGATCTATGCCTGAAGAGGAAAAGCGGACCCGTTCTCTTAGTTATATGTGTTTTAATCTTGACGCTTATTCTTTGTTTATCAGAAATGTTCAGTCGGAAGGTTCCAATTTATGGCAGTTTGAAAACGCGAAAGGCGGTAGTGTAAAAAAAACAATCGACTATATGATACCCTATTTGCAAAATCCTGAAAAGTGGACGAATCAACAAATTGTAAAACTATCAAAGAAAGAACCTATATTTCTTTATTTGGCGGGAAAAGAATTTCCGGATGAACCCTATCTTGATTTGTATAAAAGTAAACGACATCAACGGGAGCTTAGCAAACTAAGTTCATCTTATGATCCGTTTTTGTTGATGACTAACCTTGTTTCAATGGCAAATTATTAA
- a CDS encoding metal-dependent hydrolase has product MDIVTQGLLGATVAQAGARSDEVRLASIVGFISPLLADADALIQSIEDPLLFLEYHRHFTHSFMFIPFGALLASLLLWPFFKKKLSPKRIYFFSLLGYATAGILDACTSYGTHLLWPFNNDRVAWSIISIFDPAFSLALIAVIAFGVLKCKPLAGRIGLLFAAAYLSLGAIQHDRAETMANSLAQQRGHIAERLVVKPTIGNLLLWRSIYRADGLYYVDAVRVSLPGEGKIFRGDSLPAFDIKQDLPKLNESMTTYRDIRRFELFSDGYLVWHPEHSDVLGDIRYAMVPTSTKPLWGIKLNFDEANGRVTFNTYRSRSETGREIFLSMLLD; this is encoded by the coding sequence ATGGATATAGTTACCCAAGGTCTGCTGGGTGCAACAGTTGCACAAGCCGGAGCCAGATCTGATGAAGTGCGATTGGCTTCAATAGTTGGATTTATCTCTCCCTTACTGGCTGATGCCGATGCCTTAATTCAATCCATAGAAGATCCGCTTTTGTTTTTAGAGTATCACCGCCACTTCACTCATTCTTTTATGTTTATTCCTTTTGGGGCTCTACTTGCTTCATTATTGCTTTGGCCGTTTTTTAAAAAGAAACTATCTCCTAAACGCATCTATTTTTTTTCACTTCTGGGATATGCTACTGCCGGAATTCTGGATGCCTGCACCAGTTACGGTACTCATTTGCTCTGGCCATTTAACAATGATCGAGTTGCTTGGAGCATCATATCCATTTTCGATCCTGCGTTCTCTTTAGCATTAATAGCGGTAATTGCTTTTGGTGTTTTAAAATGTAAACCGCTTGCCGGAAGGATAGGCCTACTTTTTGCCGCCGCTTATTTATCACTGGGAGCAATTCAACATGATCGTGCTGAAACAATGGCTAATTCCCTGGCCCAACAACGCGGCCATATAGCAGAGCGATTGGTAGTGAAACCAACTATTGGAAACCTGCTGCTATGGCGTTCGATTTATCGGGCAGATGGATTGTATTATGTTGATGCGGTGCGAGTGAGTCTGCCGGGTGAAGGTAAAATTTTTCGCGGTGATAGTCTCCCTGCCTTTGATATCAAACAAGATCTCCCCAAACTTAATGAAAGCATGACGACATATCGTGACATTCGGCGCTTTGAACTATTCTCTGATGGCTATCTGGTTTGGCACCCGGAACACTCTGATGTACTGGGCGATATTCGCTATGCAATGGTACCAACAAGTACAAAACCTCTTTGGGGAATTAAGTTAAATTTTGATGAAGCAAATGGTCGGGTCACCTTTAATACATACCGGTCAAGGTCAGAAACAGGTCGTGAGATATTTTTATCAATGCTTTTGGACTAA
- a CDS encoding galactokinase has product MNVLDKALLKIYGKNDIILKNQQKRYRHLADIFKQKFGDNELHYFSTPGRTEISGNHTDHNNGRVLAASINLDSIAAVTKNNENKVILYSEGFDDPFIVDLSQLKIIQEEKETTFALIRGIAARFKQLRYEVGGFNAFMTSDVLPGSGLSSSASVEILIGTIFNALYNENTISPEELAKIGQYAENEYFGKPCGLMDQMACAVGGIISIDFKDPENPIVDKIDFDFDARQYSLLVVDTGSSHADLTDDYANIPKEMKSVAEALDSTVCREIEYEELITEIKSLRNQIGDRALLRATHFLAESERVWDQVRALKTGNFQEFLNLVKESGNSSFKWLQNIYSAKNVHDQGVSLFLAITEKFISKIGEGACRVHGGGFAGTMQVFLPNKSIEEYRQLIKKVFGENKVMALSIRAFGTVFLSDLEN; this is encoded by the coding sequence ATGAATGTTTTAGATAAAGCCTTACTTAAAATATATGGCAAGAATGATATAATTCTTAAAAACCAGCAAAAACGTTATAGACATCTCGCGGATATTTTTAAACAGAAGTTTGGTGATAATGAACTCCATTATTTCAGTACTCCGGGTAGAACAGAGATTAGCGGTAATCATACTGATCATAATAATGGCAGAGTGCTGGCGGCAAGTATTAATCTTGACTCAATTGCTGCTGTTACAAAAAACAATGAAAACAAAGTTATTTTGTATTCAGAAGGATTTGATGATCCTTTTATTGTTGATTTATCACAACTAAAAATTATTCAGGAAGAAAAGGAAACAACTTTTGCATTGATTAGGGGAATTGCAGCACGCTTTAAGCAGTTGCGATATGAAGTTGGCGGTTTCAATGCCTTCATGACCAGTGATGTTTTACCAGGATCGGGACTCAGTTCATCGGCCTCGGTAGAAATACTGATTGGAACAATATTCAATGCCTTGTATAATGAAAATACTATTTCCCCGGAAGAACTGGCAAAAATTGGGCAGTATGCTGAAAACGAATATTTTGGAAAACCTTGTGGATTGATGGATCAAATGGCATGCGCTGTTGGTGGGATTATTTCCATAGATTTTAAAGATCCGGAAAACCCAATTGTTGATAAAATCGATTTTGATTTTGATGCCCGACAATACAGTTTGCTGGTTGTTGATACAGGAAGCAGTCATGCCGACCTAACTGACGACTATGCTAATATTCCAAAAGAAATGAAATCAGTAGCGGAGGCATTAGACAGTACTGTTTGCCGTGAAATTGAGTACGAAGAATTAATAACAGAAATAAAATCTTTACGAAATCAGATTGGTGATCGGGCGCTTCTACGTGCAACACATTTCTTAGCTGAAAGTGAACGTGTCTGGGATCAGGTTAGGGCCTTAAAAACGGGAAACTTTCAAGAGTTCTTGAATCTGGTAAAAGAGTCAGGTAATTCTTCATTCAAGTGGTTACAAAATATTTACTCAGCAAAAAATGTTCATGACCAAGGCGTCTCCCTGTTTCTGGCAATTACTGAAAAGTTTATTTCCAAAATTGGTGAAGGAGCGTGCAGGGTTCACGGTGGAGGTTTTGCAGGGACTATGCAAGTCTTTTTGCCAAATAAGTCAATTGAAGAATACCGGCAATTAATAAAAAAAGTTTTTGGAGAGAACAAGGTAATGGCTTTGAGTATCCGCGCATTTGGAACAGTTTTTTTAAGTGACTTGGAAAATTAA
- a CDS encoding glucoronyl hydrolase produces MRILLTFVLLSIIWSCSLQKNRNNQIEQIKDQLIKKDDIIDGRWPEYTVEGKWKFRKKVNWFSGFTGGELFLMYELTKDEELKRRALIHADSLLNYAGIDYTHDMGFIFLPTCVRAYNETGEEKYKKAALLAAEMLYKRFNTNGNFIRAWGKLGSEKKAGWIIIDTMMNLELLFWTYEVSGDQKYYDVALSHAQTTLKAAIRKDYSSYHVIEFDPETGEVLKKRTHQGFGDESTWARGQAWGVYGFTNSFKRTQDSVFLETAQKMADYYINKLPEDNVPFWDLDLAGEDVLKDASAGAVLASGLFDLAELSNGLLSDKYRNYAKKITQSLLENYTFKSSNRDTEQGLLIHAIYHHHKGWGMDESYPAGDYFFMEALNKYFKLINK; encoded by the coding sequence ATGAGAATACTATTAACTTTTGTTTTACTTTCTATAATCTGGTCCTGTTCATTACAAAAAAATCGTAATAACCAAATAGAACAGATTAAGGATCAGCTTATAAAAAAAGATGATATAATTGATGGCCGTTGGCCGGAATATACTGTTGAAGGAAAATGGAAATTTCGCAAAAAAGTAAATTGGTTTTCCGGATTTACAGGCGGTGAACTGTTTTTGATGTATGAGCTAACAAAAGATGAAGAGCTAAAGAGAAGGGCTTTAATCCACGCAGATAGCCTTCTAAACTATGCGGGCATTGACTATACGCATGACATGGGATTTATCTTTTTGCCAACCTGTGTTAGAGCATATAATGAAACCGGGGAAGAAAAATACAAAAAAGCTGCGTTATTGGCAGCTGAAATGCTTTATAAAAGATTTAATACAAACGGCAATTTTATTCGTGCTTGGGGAAAGCTTGGCTCAGAAAAAAAAGCCGGCTGGATAATAATTGATACGATGATGAATCTTGAACTTCTGTTCTGGACGTATGAAGTAAGTGGTGACCAGAAATATTACGATGTTGCCCTAAGCCATGCCCAAACAACTTTGAAAGCGGCGATTAGAAAAGATTATTCATCATATCATGTAATAGAATTTGATCCTGAAACAGGAGAGGTTTTAAAGAAAAGAACTCATCAGGGATTTGGTGATGAATCGACCTGGGCGCGTGGACAAGCCTGGGGAGTTTATGGTTTTACAAACAGTTTTAAGCGAACTCAGGATTCTGTGTTTTTGGAAACTGCCCAAAAAATGGCAGACTATTACATCAATAAATTGCCGGAAGACAATGTTCCTTTTTGGGATCTTGATCTTGCCGGGGAAGATGTGTTAAAGGATGCTTCAGCGGGGGCAGTTTTGGCAAGCGGGCTTTTTGATTTAGCAGAATTATCAAATGGTCTGCTGTCTGACAAATATAGAAATTATGCTAAAAAGATAACTCAAAGCCTACTTGAAAACTATACATTTAAAAGCAGTAATCGCGATACCGAACAAGGATTATTGATTCATGCTATTTACCATCATCATAAAGGTTGGGGTATGGATGAATCCTATCCGGCAGGGGATTATTTTTTTATGGAAGCATTAAATAAATATTTTAAACTGATAAACAAGTAA
- the galE gene encoding UDP-glucose 4-epimerase GalE, translating into MSNIKNVLVTGGAGYIGSHIVQQLCDEGFSVTVFDNFSLGLQENIDTRVAEVIKGDIISDGDLKKAFAKGIDVVFHFAAWKAAGESMADPAKYAKNNISGTINLLNTMLANNTKHIVFSSSAAVYGNPQYLPIDEKHPLDPTNYYGYTKLCIEQNLAWYSRLKNIRYSALRYFNATGYDISGKIRGKEKNPANLSPIVMEVACGMRKNMLVFGDDYDTKDGTCIRDYIHVNDLATAHISAMKYICEKDENLTVNLGTGNGNSVFDVIKSAEKVVGIKLDFEITGRRPGDPAELVASSDKALKLLNWKAKHSDLETIFKTMKPVYL; encoded by the coding sequence ATGAGTAATATCAAAAATGTTTTGGTTACAGGCGGCGCTGGTTATATAGGCAGTCATATCGTTCAGCAATTGTGTGATGAGGGTTTTTCGGTAACGGTGTTTGATAATTTTTCACTTGGTTTGCAAGAGAATATTGATACACGTGTTGCAGAAGTAATTAAAGGAGATATTATAAGTGATGGTGACTTGAAAAAGGCATTTGCCAAAGGTATTGATGTTGTCTTTCATTTTGCTGCCTGGAAAGCAGCTGGCGAATCAATGGCCGACCCTGCAAAATATGCAAAGAATAATATTTCCGGAACCATCAATCTTCTTAATACCATGCTTGCAAATAATACAAAACATATTGTTTTTTCATCATCGGCTGCAGTGTATGGTAATCCTCAATATTTGCCTATTGATGAGAAACATCCGCTGGATCCGACAAATTATTATGGCTATACAAAACTGTGTATTGAACAAAACCTGGCCTGGTACAGCCGGCTCAAAAACATTCGCTACAGCGCCTTGAGATATTTCAATGCCACGGGATATGATATCAGTGGAAAGATTCGTGGCAAGGAAAAAAATCCTGCCAACCTTTCACCAATAGTAATGGAAGTTGCCTGCGGTATGCGTAAAAATATGCTGGTATTTGGCGATGATTATGATACAAAAGATGGTACTTGTATCCGGGATTATATCCATGTAAATGATTTGGCAACTGCTCATATTTCAGCCATGAAATACATTTGTGAAAAAGACGAAAATCTAACTGTCAATTTGGGAACAGGTAATGGTAATTCGGTTTTTGATGTAATAAAATCTGCAGAAAAAGTTGTTGGTATAAAGCTTGATTTCGAAATTACCGGGCGCCGTCCTGGTGATCCTGCTGAATTAGTTGCAAGTTCTGATAAAGCACTGAAACTATTAAACTGGAAAGCCAAACACTCAGATCTTGAAACCATTTTTAAAACAATGAAACCTGTTTATCTTTAA
- a CDS encoding phosphoenolpyruvate carboxylase, which translates to MNNPKIAKEFEKLVKNKFNVYNSLFLNLPYRKISNIGMLLPLMHHVCKQGLESGKEPLEILNSFFSNHTDIKLEEEIIDFMFRVIQYVERQVVLYDSVEDSAFSKLLTLNNHLSLKDYIYLLGSKKDGENILEKLSSFSTRIVFTAHPTQFYPPSVLDIIARLRLLIEKNDINEIDLTLQQLGLTSLINSKKPTPFDEAKNIIYFLQNVYYGAVTELYSYIKKSVQNPTFDNPNIIQLGFWPGGDRDGNPFVTSEITKDVADELRMTLMKCYYQDIKNLGQKLTFRKVEEIIIKLRTKLYKTMFDPAKAIKFEEIINPLNSIKKFLVNNYNSLYLEELENLIDKVKIFRTHFAVLDIRQNHSVHKQTVEAILKKEKLIKNNLDELKRDELISILLNHEIQINIDKFDDDIVKDTIRTIIEQKNIQGKNGEEGCNRYIISNAEDIFSVLFVYCLLRWCCWKKTKINIDIIPLFESMDGMANSELIMKELFEIPEYRSHIRHRKNIQTVMLGFSDGTKDGGYLHANWSIFKTKEILSELCDQYDIKAIFFDGRGGPPARGGGKTHGFYASQSQKIANHAIQLTIQGQTITSKYGTKQHFIHNWEQLLTAGLSNSLFENGNTISESSREIIEELARLSFEKYNALKNHKMFIPYLENKSTLKYYSEANIGSRPTKRGNKGKLELKDLRAIPFVGSWSQLKQNVPGYFGIGTAIQSLVNDGKTNELKNLFKEVPFFKALIHNSMMALSKCYFELTGYIAKNKEFKDFWNILFNEYKLSKEMTLLISGYDVLMEEEPVSKSSIEIREQIVLPLLVIQQFALQKIEQDSEHKNKYEKIVQRSLYGNINASRNSA; encoded by the coding sequence ATGAATAACCCAAAGATAGCAAAAGAGTTTGAAAAATTAGTAAAGAATAAGTTCAATGTTTACAACAGTTTATTTCTAAATCTTCCTTATAGGAAAATCAGCAACATAGGAATGCTTCTCCCTCTAATGCACCATGTGTGCAAGCAGGGGCTTGAGTCAGGAAAAGAGCCGCTTGAAATCCTGAATTCATTTTTCAGTAATCACACAGATATAAAACTGGAAGAAGAAATAATCGATTTTATGTTTCGGGTTATTCAATATGTTGAACGACAAGTTGTGCTTTATGATAGTGTTGAAGATTCGGCATTTAGCAAACTTCTAACTTTGAATAATCATTTATCACTCAAAGATTATATTTATCTATTGGGCAGTAAAAAAGATGGGGAAAATATATTAGAAAAACTGTCATCATTTAGTACACGTATCGTATTTACAGCTCATCCAACACAGTTTTACCCTCCTTCAGTATTGGATATCATAGCCAGGCTGCGGCTGCTAATTGAAAAAAATGATATCAATGAAATTGATCTTACATTGCAGCAGCTTGGATTGACATCCTTAATTAATTCGAAAAAACCGACACCATTTGATGAAGCAAAAAATATTATCTACTTCCTGCAAAATGTTTATTATGGTGCTGTAACGGAGCTATATTCTTATATCAAAAAGAGCGTGCAAAACCCTACTTTTGATAATCCAAATATTATTCAGTTGGGATTTTGGCCGGGTGGAGACCGGGATGGCAATCCTTTTGTTACGTCAGAAATAACAAAGGATGTTGCTGATGAATTACGCATGACTTTGATGAAATGCTATTACCAGGACATTAAAAATTTAGGGCAAAAACTGACCTTCAGGAAAGTAGAAGAAATTATAATAAAGTTGAGAACAAAGCTATACAAAACCATGTTCGATCCGGCAAAAGCAATAAAATTTGAAGAGATTATAAATCCGCTCAATAGTATAAAAAAGTTCCTTGTAAATAATTATAACAGTTTGTACCTCGAGGAGTTGGAGAATCTTATCGACAAAGTAAAAATATTCAGAACGCATTTTGCAGTACTCGATATCAGGCAAAACCACAGCGTGCATAAACAAACAGTCGAGGCGATTCTTAAAAAAGAAAAACTGATCAAAAATAATTTGGATGAACTGAAAAGAGATGAATTAATTTCAATTCTTCTGAATCATGAGATTCAAATAAACATTGATAAATTTGATGACGATATAGTAAAAGATACTATTCGCACAATTATAGAGCAGAAAAATATCCAGGGAAAAAATGGGGAAGAAGGTTGCAACAGATATATAATTAGTAATGCTGAAGATATTTTTTCTGTTTTATTTGTCTATTGTCTTTTAAGGTGGTGTTGCTGGAAAAAAACTAAAATAAATATTGATATTATTCCTCTGTTTGAGTCAATGGATGGCATGGCAAATTCCGAATTAATCATGAAAGAACTCTTTGAAATCCCTGAGTACCGATCCCATATTAGACATCGAAAAAATATTCAAACCGTCATGCTTGGTTTTTCCGATGGAACAAAGGATGGAGGATATCTACATGCAAATTGGTCCATTTTTAAAACAAAGGAGATTTTATCTGAACTTTGTGATCAATATGATATCAAGGCAATATTTTTTGATGGTCGTGGTGGACCACCTGCACGTGGTGGTGGTAAAACGCACGGTTTCTATGCATCACAAAGTCAAAAAATTGCCAACCATGCAATTCAATTAACCATTCAAGGACAAACGATTACAAGTAAGTATGGAACTAAACAACATTTTATCCATAACTGGGAGCAACTGCTAACTGCCGGATTATCCAATAGCTTATTTGAAAACGGAAACACTATTTCTGAGAGCTCAAGAGAAATAATTGAGGAGCTTGCCCGGTTAAGTTTTGAAAAATATAATGCCCTTAAAAACCACAAAATGTTTATACCATATTTGGAGAATAAAAGTACTCTAAAATATTACAGCGAAGCTAATATTGGTAGCAGGCCGACCAAAAGAGGAAACAAAGGAAAACTGGAATTGAAGGATTTGAGAGCAATTCCGTTTGTAGGTTCATGGAGCCAATTAAAGCAAAATGTTCCCGGTTATTTTGGCATTGGAACAGCAATTCAATCACTTGTAAATGATGGCAAAACCAATGAATTGAAGAATCTGTTTAAGGAAGTTCCGTTCTTTAAAGCATTAATTCATAACAGCATGATGGCTTTATCGAAATGTTATTTTGAATTAACCGGCTACATTGCTAAAAATAAAGAATTTAAAGATTTCTGGAACATATTATTTAATGAGTATAAACTATCAAAAGAAATGACTCTTCTCATCTCCGGTTATGATGTTTTGATGGAAGAAGAACCGGTTTCAAAAAGTTCAATCGAGATTAGAGAACAAATTGTTTTGCCATTATTAGTAATTCAGCAATTTGCCTTACAAAAAATTGAACAAGACTCCGAGCATAAAAATAAGTACGAAAAAATAGTTCAACGATCATTATATGGAAATATTAACGCAAGCCGAAACTCAGCTTAA